A portion of the Cryptomeria japonica chromosome 5, Sugi_1.0, whole genome shotgun sequence genome contains these proteins:
- the LOC131034691 gene encoding uncharacterized protein LOC131034691 isoform X2: MFAFGESQPSGSLRAFHPPKNAKKANNSSSSHVEQITAGKNTFLKRTSSNLEMQSLIPISAEKTRNSIRNQREQDVDSDVVWDNFGSDKVNGKTHNVNHSKRVGQSIKRSSQAYGKGSVPKNGDSPALNEVSVDSEIVDLFKRLLSSIKKKNPQNKEKSYNHFSNSKFENRDHPTRSVLDQYNEKTKEEFKEDASRRHYNHFPNSKFEKRDHPTRSVWHQYNGKTKEESKEDASRRQSSMEEKVPARKKNLKRGPQMTKYEKKTKTMDKSLSEAFLLSRPPSNFVRRSPIPLSAIKQDVRSVPGMEESKFSFSEKKSTGQGILLQDSEEMPTSAENDSFLRDSPCLSEDKLNDSRELKLVDLKIDGSKLRDLEGTPTPSENGSVCRVLPSLSKDKPYDLSELKHVELKKIAKSHGLKGYSKLKKEEILELLRNAVRQS; the protein is encoded by the coding sequence ATGTTTGCTTTCGGAGAATCTCAACCATCAGGAAGTTTAAGAGCATTTCATCCACCAAAAAATGCAAAGAAAGCAAATAACTCTTCCTCATCACATGTGGAACAGATAACAGCAGGGAAGAACACTTTTCTAAAAAGAACATCCTCAAATCTAGAAATGCAGTCATTGATTCCAATTTCTGCAGAAAAAACAAGAAATTCTATAAGAAATCAAAGAGAGCAGGATGTTGATTCTGATGTGGTTTGGGATAATTTTGGTTCGGACAAGGTCAATGGAAAAACTCACAATGTGAACCACAGCAAAAGAGTTGGTCAGTCTATTAAGAGATCATCTCAAGCATATGGAAAGGGTTCAGTTCCAAAGAATGGAGACAGCCCTGCACTTAATGAAGTATCTGTTGATAGTGAGATTGTTGATCTCTTTAAACGGCTTCTATCTTCTATTAAAAAGAAAAATCCACAAAATAAGGAGAAAAGTTATAATCATTTTTCAAATTCCAAATTTGAAAATCGAGACCATCCTACCAGAAGTGTACTGGATCAATATAATGAGAAAACTAAAGAGGAGTTTAAGGAAGATGCAAGCAGAAGACATTATAATCATTTTCCAAACTCTAAATTTGAAAAACGTGACCATCCTACCAGAAGTGTATGGCATCAATATAATGGGAAAACTAAAGAGGAGTCTAAGGAGGATGCAAGCAGAAGACAATCTTCAATGGAAGAAAAAGTGCCtgcgagaaaaaaaaatttaaaaagaggcccacaaatgacaaaatatgaaaagaaaacaaaaaccatGGACAAGTCTCTCTCTGAAGCATTTCTTTTGTCAAGGCCTCCATCAAATTTTGTTCGCAGATCACCAATTCCTTTATCGGCAATCAAGCAAGATGTCCGTTCAGTTCCTGGAATGGAGGagtcaaaattttcattttctgaAAAAAAATCAACTGGGCAAGGCATCTTATTACAAGATTCAGAGGAAATGCCCACATCTGCGGAGAATGATTCTTTTCTTAGGGATTCACCATGTTTATCAGAAGACAAGCTGAATGATTCAAGAGAACTCAAGCTGGTAGACTTGAAAATAGATGGTAGCAAATTAAGAGATTTGGAAGGAACACCGACGCCTTCCGAGAATGGTTCTGTTTGTAGGGTTTTGCCAAGTTTATCAAAAGACAAACCCTATGATTTAAGTGAACTCAAACATGTGGAGCTGAAAAAAATTGCTAAATCCCATGGTTTGAAAGGTTACTCAAAGCTCAAGAAAGAAGAGATACTAGAACTACTCAGAAATGCAGTGAGGCAATCTTAA
- the LOC131034691 gene encoding uncharacterized protein LOC131034691 isoform X1 gives MMLSFSVASYHVGYSPGMPSVWSYSSQGLTGVRNICKPERTIDSIRELADGSLMFAFGESQPSGSLRAFHPPKNAKKANNSSSSHVEQITAGKNTFLKRTSSNLEMQSLIPISAEKTRNSIRNQREQDVDSDVVWDNFGSDKVNGKTHNVNHSKRVGQSIKRSSQAYGKGSVPKNGDSPALNEVSVDSEIVDLFKRLLSSIKKKNPQNKEKSYNHFSNSKFENRDHPTRSVLDQYNEKTKEEFKEDASRRHYNHFPNSKFEKRDHPTRSVWHQYNGKTKEESKEDASRRQSSMEEKVPARKKNLKRGPQMTKYEKKTKTMDKSLSEAFLLSRPPSNFVRRSPIPLSAIKQDVRSVPGMEESKFSFSEKKSTGQGILLQDSEEMPTSAENDSFLRDSPCLSEDKLNDSRELKLVDLKIDGSKLRDLEGTPTPSENGSVCRVLPSLSKDKPYDLSELKHVELKKIAKSHGLKGYSKLKKEEILELLRNAVRQS, from the coding sequence AGCTTGCAGATGGGAGCCTGATGTTTGCTTTCGGAGAATCTCAACCATCAGGAAGTTTAAGAGCATTTCATCCACCAAAAAATGCAAAGAAAGCAAATAACTCTTCCTCATCACATGTGGAACAGATAACAGCAGGGAAGAACACTTTTCTAAAAAGAACATCCTCAAATCTAGAAATGCAGTCATTGATTCCAATTTCTGCAGAAAAAACAAGAAATTCTATAAGAAATCAAAGAGAGCAGGATGTTGATTCTGATGTGGTTTGGGATAATTTTGGTTCGGACAAGGTCAATGGAAAAACTCACAATGTGAACCACAGCAAAAGAGTTGGTCAGTCTATTAAGAGATCATCTCAAGCATATGGAAAGGGTTCAGTTCCAAAGAATGGAGACAGCCCTGCACTTAATGAAGTATCTGTTGATAGTGAGATTGTTGATCTCTTTAAACGGCTTCTATCTTCTATTAAAAAGAAAAATCCACAAAATAAGGAGAAAAGTTATAATCATTTTTCAAATTCCAAATTTGAAAATCGAGACCATCCTACCAGAAGTGTACTGGATCAATATAATGAGAAAACTAAAGAGGAGTTTAAGGAAGATGCAAGCAGAAGACATTATAATCATTTTCCAAACTCTAAATTTGAAAAACGTGACCATCCTACCAGAAGTGTATGGCATCAATATAATGGGAAAACTAAAGAGGAGTCTAAGGAGGATGCAAGCAGAAGACAATCTTCAATGGAAGAAAAAGTGCCtgcgagaaaaaaaaatttaaaaagaggcccacaaatgacaaaatatgaaaagaaaacaaaaaccatGGACAAGTCTCTCTCTGAAGCATTTCTTTTGTCAAGGCCTCCATCAAATTTTGTTCGCAGATCACCAATTCCTTTATCGGCAATCAAGCAAGATGTCCGTTCAGTTCCTGGAATGGAGGagtcaaaattttcattttctgaAAAAAAATCAACTGGGCAAGGCATCTTATTACAAGATTCAGAGGAAATGCCCACATCTGCGGAGAATGATTCTTTTCTTAGGGATTCACCATGTTTATCAGAAGACAAGCTGAATGATTCAAGAGAACTCAAGCTGGTAGACTTGAAAATAGATGGTAGCAAATTAAGAGATTTGGAAGGAACACCGACGCCTTCCGAGAATGGTTCTGTTTGTAGGGTTTTGCCAAGTTTATCAAAAGACAAACCCTATGATTTAAGTGAACTCAAACATGTGGAGCTGAAAAAAATTGCTAAATCCCATGGTTTGAAAGGTTACTCAAAGCTCAAGAAAGAAGAGATACTAGAACTACTCAGAAATGCAGTGAGGCAATCTTAA